The proteins below come from a single Chitinophaga pinensis DSM 2588 genomic window:
- a CDS encoding winged helix-turn-helix transcriptional regulator produces MQTYERKTPEDLDCGITVFMKVLGAKWKPCIVDLINRGYKRPSEIQRKLITATPRVVEMQLSELEIFGILSKKVHKGFPLHVEYSLTAMGQSILPVILSMDQWGATYSDKVKKVVNGKTNTPQSLPCLHPVTE; encoded by the coding sequence ATGCAGACGTATGAAAGAAAAACCCCCGAGGATCTGGACTGTGGTATTACCGTGTTTATGAAAGTACTCGGCGCTAAATGGAAACCCTGCATTGTTGACCTGATTAACCGTGGCTACAAAAGACCCAGCGAAATACAAAGGAAATTGATCACTGCCACCCCAAGGGTAGTAGAAATGCAACTAAGCGAACTGGAAATCTTCGGTATTCTCAGTAAGAAAGTACACAAAGGGTTCCCCCTGCACGTAGAATACTCATTGACAGCTATGGGACAAAGCATTTTGCCCGTTATTTTATCAATGGACCAATGGGGAGCTACTTATTCGGATAAAGTCAAAAAGGTCGTCAACGGAAAGACAAATACCCCTCAATCCTTACCCTGCCTGCATCCTGTTACCGAATAA
- a CDS encoding DUF2306 domain-containing protein — protein sequence MKNLVSQAAWGRNDIFKISLWVVIVYITWSFMHGADHFLTLTPEALGKYFELKWILLLHITAGGGALILGPLQFWERLHAKNWLLHRILGTLYLLAILASSCCAVILSFTTAYKVNWAYAFSLQVWVSVWISSSFIAWWVVRKKQIKLHKEWMTRSYIVTIAFVISGLSFRLPFVQALGSFEEITPSLFWMGWAVPLYVYEVILTLRQKKGR from the coding sequence ATGAAAAATTTAGTTTCACAAGCGGCCTGGGGGCGGAATGATATATTTAAAATATCCCTATGGGTGGTCATCGTATATATCACCTGGTCTTTTATGCATGGCGCCGATCATTTCCTGACACTCACACCGGAAGCGCTTGGCAAATACTTTGAACTGAAATGGATACTGCTCCTGCATATTACTGCCGGCGGCGGTGCATTGATACTGGGACCACTACAATTCTGGGAAAGACTACACGCCAAAAACTGGCTGCTTCACCGCATATTGGGTACGCTTTATCTGCTCGCTATACTGGCCAGTAGTTGCTGTGCAGTCATTCTCTCTTTTACAACTGCCTATAAAGTCAATTGGGCTTATGCTTTTTCTCTGCAGGTATGGGTAAGCGTCTGGATATCCTCTTCATTTATCGCCTGGTGGGTGGTACGTAAAAAACAGATCAAACTGCATAAAGAGTGGATGACAAGAAGTTATATCGTGACAATTGCATTTGTTATCTCCGGCCTGAGCTTCAGACTACCCTTCGTACAAGCCCTGGGAAGTTTCGAAGAGATCACACCTTCCCTCTTCTGGATGGGTTGGGCAGTACCATTGTATGTATATGAAGTGATACTGACGCTCAGACAAAAGAAAGGACGTTAA
- a CDS encoding alpha/beta fold hydrolase yields MKFLAKRAVMISLSLMMGNTLLYSQHKDHKMEQSRSAGTHTVADIQGAILYKTVSVGDYHIFYREGGSSDKPTIIFLHGFPSSSRMWQPLLEKLSADYHVIAPDYIGFGHSSQPPVDSFDYTFDNLSDYTDRFITQLGLNRFILVQQDYGGPIGMRIAEKHPEKIQAIIVQNAVSHNEGLSPLWETRKAFWANKGQYYDAVKKNFISFEATRQRHIGSTPVPERINPDNYTDEYLFLNQPGMADIQLELFYDYQSNVRSYPRWQEWLSKHQPKMQVIWGQYDPSFTVAGAWKYKENVPDAEVHIVEGGHFALDEAEPVILSLMQDFLKRITAKTE; encoded by the coding sequence ATGAAATTTTTAGCTAAGCGCGCAGTCATGATATCGCTTTCCCTGATGATGGGGAATACACTTCTCTATTCTCAACACAAGGATCATAAGATGGAACAGTCACGATCTGCGGGCACTCATACAGTTGCCGATATTCAAGGTGCTATTTTATATAAGACAGTATCAGTTGGCGACTACCATATATTTTACAGGGAAGGGGGAAGTAGTGACAAACCAACCATTATCTTTCTGCACGGTTTCCCGTCTTCTTCCCGGATGTGGCAGCCGTTACTGGAAAAGCTCTCCGCTGACTACCATGTCATTGCGCCTGACTATATAGGCTTTGGGCATAGCAGTCAGCCTCCTGTTGACAGTTTTGACTATACTTTTGATAACCTGTCGGATTATACTGACAGGTTTATCACACAGCTGGGCTTAAACAGGTTTATATTGGTACAACAGGATTATGGCGGACCTATTGGTATGCGGATAGCTGAGAAACATCCGGAGAAAATACAAGCCATCATTGTACAGAATGCCGTCAGTCATAATGAAGGACTTTCACCTCTATGGGAAACCAGGAAAGCATTCTGGGCGAATAAGGGGCAATATTATGATGCCGTAAAAAAGAACTTTATCAGCTTTGAAGCGACTCGGCAAAGGCATATTGGTAGTACACCCGTACCGGAGCGGATCAACCCTGACAATTATACAGATGAATACCTGTTCCTGAATCAACCAGGTATGGCAGATATCCAGCTGGAGCTGTTTTACGATTACCAGAGTAATGTCAGATCATATCCCAGGTGGCAGGAATGGCTCAGCAAACATCAACCCAAAATGCAGGTCATATGGGGACAATATGATCCTTCTTTTACAGTAGCCGGCGCCTGGAAATACAAGGAGAATGTTCCGGATGCAGAGGTACATATTGTTGAAGGAGGACATTTTGCACTGGATGAAGCTGAGCCGGTTATTTTAAGTCTGATGCAGGATTTTCTAAAACGGATAACGGCGAAAACGGAGTAG
- a CDS encoding nitroreductase family protein produces MRSFLNIGGLPIWSPLLWIIRQLMPVFTLFPLSPAGMRQWMARNAIYAVQNMMLAVAAKGYDSCPMEGFKAPAIAKILGLSYGSVIPVVIAVGKRTDDAKIDPQWRKPVNEAVIVH; encoded by the coding sequence ATGCGTAGTTTTCTGAATATCGGCGGACTACCCATCTGGTCGCCTTTATTATGGATCATCCGCCAGCTGATGCCAGTGTTTACATTATTCCCGCTTTCTCCTGCCGGTATGCGTCAATGGATGGCCAGAAACGCGATTTATGCTGTACAGAATATGATGCTGGCGGTAGCGGCAAAAGGCTATGATAGTTGTCCAATGGAGGGATTTAAGGCGCCCGCTATAGCGAAGATCCTGGGTTTATCTTATGGCTCGGTTATCCCGGTGGTCATCGCCGTAGGCAAAAGAACAGACGACGCGAAAATAGACCCGCAATGGCGAAAACCGGTGAATGAGGCAGTTATTGTACATTAA
- a CDS encoding nitroreductase family protein: protein METTPGADWTYFQTLNANRRSVRDFTGEPIPDKDMQDILEAAMLAPSSANSQPYELHWVKDPVVKALVAKACNSQRAAMTATYLVVIVASKKITRNAINRQLDYISGTDKMDERTKAYHLKNMKPCVVF from the coding sequence ATGGAAACAACACCGGGGGCAGACTGGACTTATTTTCAGACCCTTAATGCCAACAGAAGGTCTGTCAGGGATTTTACAGGAGAACCGATTCCTGACAAAGATATGCAGGATATATTGGAAGCTGCCATGCTGGCCCCTTCCAGTGCAAATTCACAACCATACGAATTACATTGGGTGAAAGATCCTGTTGTTAAAGCATTGGTAGCGAAGGCTTGTAACAGTCAGCGGGCAGCGATGACGGCCACTTACCTGGTGGTTATTGTAGCCAGTAAAAAGATCACTAGGAACGCGATTAACAGGCAGCTCGATTACATCAGCGGGACTGATAAGATGGATGAACGGACCAAAGCTTATCACCTGAAGAATATGAAACCATGCGTAGTTTTCTGA
- a CDS encoding winged helix-turn-helix transcriptional regulator, with amino-acid sequence MKGLMSDKAAVAEVVTGEKCSYENSQDAVRSIRDAFDAIQGRWTLPILISLAYEPKRFMQLSRDIPGISDKILSRELKLMEMNQLLARTFSEESSSVVEYSLTKHGRSVEKLMKELKTWGDTHRKQILGK; translated from the coding sequence ATGAAAGGACTTATGTCTGATAAAGCAGCAGTAGCGGAAGTCGTTACAGGGGAGAAATGTTCCTATGAGAACAGTCAGGACGCGGTAAGATCCATAAGGGACGCATTTGACGCTATACAGGGCAGATGGACACTTCCTATACTGATATCGCTGGCATACGAACCAAAGCGTTTTATGCAGCTATCCCGTGACATACCAGGTATCTCTGATAAGATCTTGTCAAGAGAACTGAAGCTGATGGAAATGAACCAGCTGCTGGCCCGTACCTTCAGCGAAGAATCTTCTTCAGTAGTGGAATATAGTCTGACGAAACATGGCAGATCTGTTGAAAAACTGATGAAAGAGTTAAAAACCTGGGGCGATACACACAGAAAGCAAATTTTAGGAAAATAA
- a CDS encoding macro domain-containing protein, whose amino-acid sequence MQYILMDTNHKMVSAWREFFSDATDVVIREGDITKLAVDAIVSPANSFGFMDGSLDYAISERLGWHLEKELQAKIKSSPEGELLIGQTMVMETGDKTIPYLISAPTMRIPTNFNIDTSINAYLAMKALLIAATRDERINSVAIPGLCTGVGRMQPIIAARQMFVAYEEIVLGKKQDFSSFGEAQKYHWNLNPQGMIWTH is encoded by the coding sequence ATGCAATACATATTAATGGACACTAACCATAAAATGGTCAGTGCCTGGAGAGAATTCTTCTCGGATGCCACAGATGTTGTTATCAGAGAAGGCGACATTACAAAATTGGCAGTTGATGCGATTGTAAGTCCGGCCAATTCTTTTGGCTTTATGGATGGCTCACTCGACTATGCAATATCAGAAAGACTTGGCTGGCATCTGGAAAAAGAATTACAGGCGAAAATAAAATCGTCTCCTGAGGGTGAATTACTGATCGGTCAGACAATGGTAATGGAAACCGGAGACAAGACGATTCCCTATCTTATCTCCGCTCCGACCATGCGTATTCCTACCAACTTTAATATTGATACTTCTATCAATGCCTATCTTGCAATGAAAGCATTGCTCATAGCTGCTACAAGGGACGAACGGATTAACAGCGTCGCCATCCCCGGACTATGTACAGGTGTTGGTCGTATGCAACCTATCATTGCTGCCAGACAGATGTTCGTTGCATACGAAGAAATCGTGCTGGGGAAAAAACAGGATTTCAGCAGCTTTGGTGAAGCACAGAAATATCACTGGAATCTGAATCCGCAGGGAATGATATGGACGCATTGA
- a CDS encoding VOC family protein has translation MGKLKKIDALTNIVTWFEIPVADIQLAKQFYETILDITMTIRNDGGNEAVFFPYDPDTVQATSGRVTGVLSKSEKNTPSTKGTMVYINASPSLQTVLDRVAGAGGKVVVQKTQIPAGYIAVIIDSEGNRVGLHAEE, from the coding sequence ATGGGAAAGCTTAAAAAGATAGATGCGCTGACAAATATTGTTACCTGGTTTGAAATACCCGTGGCAGATATTCAGCTCGCTAAGCAGTTTTACGAGACAATACTGGACATTACAATGACGATCCGTAATGACGGAGGGAATGAAGCGGTCTTCTTTCCTTATGATCCTGATACGGTGCAGGCTACTTCCGGGAGGGTAACAGGTGTTTTGTCAAAATCAGAGAAGAACACCCCTTCCACTAAGGGTACAATGGTGTATATCAATGCAAGCCCCTCCTTACAAACTGTACTGGACAGGGTAGCAGGAGCGGGCGGAAAAGTGGTAGTGCAGAAAACACAGATCCCGGCAGGATATATTGCAGTAATTATAGACTCCGAAGGGAACAGGGTGGGGCTCCATGCAGAGGAATAA
- a CDS encoding Crp/Fnr family transcriptional regulator, translating to MEPLLRFIHAMTTFSAESWLRLQPALSTQEFMKNEFLLKEGAVCTSLFFIEKGYCRSFHEIDGIEKNTAFYLENDIATNIRSFGSGEKSAASIIACEPVKAIVFDKALLFEAAKHTPEIEALGRNCIRLFAAKQDEFATLFNIYAAKDRLAYIEEKHPQLLQRVSQTQLASFLGVARETLSRIRKRRVP from the coding sequence ATGGAACCCTTACTACGATTTATTCATGCGATGACAACCTTTTCAGCAGAAAGCTGGCTACGTTTGCAACCGGCATTGTCAACGCAGGAATTTATGAAGAATGAATTTTTACTAAAGGAAGGAGCGGTTTGTACATCGCTCTTTTTTATTGAAAAAGGCTACTGCCGCAGTTTTCATGAAATAGATGGTATTGAAAAGAATACTGCTTTTTACCTGGAGAATGATATTGCTACCAATATCAGAAGTTTTGGCAGCGGAGAAAAATCTGCTGCCAGTATTATTGCCTGTGAACCGGTAAAGGCGATTGTTTTTGACAAAGCATTACTATTTGAGGCTGCGAAGCATACGCCTGAAATAGAGGCGTTGGGAAGGAACTGTATACGACTTTTTGCGGCGAAGCAGGACGAGTTTGCCACCTTGTTTAATATTTATGCTGCTAAAGACAGACTGGCTTATATAGAAGAAAAACATCCACAGCTTTTACAACGCGTTTCCCAGACGCAACTGGCTTCTTTCCTTGGCGTAGCAAGAGAAACCCTGAGCCGGATCCGGAAAAGAAGAGTTCCCTGA
- a CDS encoding Crp/Fnr family transcriptional regulator: MFFHFRNKFPRLNIYWDKYLEFQQRLDVPAKTILLDEGKISQHYIYIEKGCVRSYFNKNGEDKTVQFFFEEEGLSSLDSFVNNLPSQFTIETIEPSVIYLLPKQYVSQLIAELSNEPDFTQMILYMSAQRQTHYINEFVSFIRDTPEERYQHLLQERPHIVQRVPQHYIASYLGVSTVHLSRIKSKLAKGKTHF, encoded by the coding sequence ATGTTTTTCCATTTCAGAAATAAATTTCCCCGCCTGAATATCTACTGGGATAAATATCTGGAATTTCAGCAGCGGCTGGATGTTCCGGCCAAAACGATCTTACTCGATGAAGGCAAAATATCACAGCACTATATTTATATTGAAAAGGGTTGTGTAAGAAGTTATTTCAACAAAAACGGAGAAGACAAAACCGTACAATTCTTTTTCGAAGAAGAAGGTTTAAGTTCGCTGGATAGCTTTGTGAATAACCTGCCCAGCCAGTTTACTATTGAAACCATCGAACCATCTGTTATTTACTTATTGCCCAAACAGTATGTATCGCAATTGATCGCAGAACTCAGTAATGAGCCCGACTTCACACAGATGATATTATACATGTCCGCGCAAAGGCAAACGCACTACATCAACGAATTTGTGTCTTTTATCCGCGATACGCCGGAAGAACGTTATCAGCATCTGCTGCAGGAGCGGCCACATATCGTACAAAGGGTACCACAACATTATATCGCCTCTTATCTGGGTGTCAGCACCGTACATCTCAGCCGGATTAAAAGCAAACTGGCTAAAGGGAAAACCCATTTCTGA
- a CDS encoding zinc-binding alcohol dehydrogenase family protein, whose translation MKAAVMYPQEALPKYVDFPEPTAQDDEILVTVKAVAIKHFDKRRASGTHYSTEAPQTNGRLIGGDGVCLLPDGTRVYAIGEGMMAEKATIDKNRFVPLPDNLDDASAAALPNAVFGSAMGLKFKADIQAGDVVLINGATGFTGRTAVQIAKHYGAGKIIVTGRNKESLQELLTLGADISISLLQDDEDFKKQVKTIHAATPIDIVVDYLWGHSAEMILSCFKGDGSFTNRIRYVSIGSMAGDTIQLSAANLRSVDLQLTGSGLGAWSRTQVAQLFSEILPEMFQLAAIGKLNISSTTVPLKDVASLWDMELTNGKRIVVTI comes from the coding sequence ATGAAAGCAGCAGTAATGTATCCACAGGAAGCACTCCCTAAATATGTAGACTTTCCTGAACCAACCGCACAGGACGATGAAATACTGGTAACTGTAAAAGCGGTAGCCATCAAACATTTTGATAAACGCAGGGCATCGGGTACCCACTATTCAACAGAAGCGCCACAAACGAATGGCCGCTTAATTGGTGGAGACGGTGTTTGCCTGTTACCTGACGGAACCAGGGTATATGCCATTGGTGAAGGTATGATGGCAGAAAAAGCCACGATTGATAAAAACAGGTTTGTGCCATTACCGGATAACCTGGACGATGCAAGCGCCGCAGCCTTGCCGAATGCCGTATTCGGATCAGCAATGGGACTGAAATTCAAAGCAGATATACAAGCCGGAGATGTGGTACTGATCAATGGCGCCACCGGATTTACCGGACGTACAGCAGTACAGATCGCAAAACATTATGGCGCCGGGAAAATCATCGTAACAGGACGAAACAAGGAATCACTACAGGAGTTATTAACACTGGGTGCAGACATCAGTATCTCCCTGCTACAGGACGACGAAGACTTTAAAAAACAGGTAAAAACGATCCATGCAGCAACTCCCATTGACATAGTTGTTGACTATCTATGGGGCCATAGTGCAGAGATGATTCTTTCCTGTTTCAAAGGGGATGGTTCATTTACCAACCGTATCAGGTATGTATCTATTGGTAGCATGGCCGGCGATACGATACAATTATCAGCCGCTAATCTCAGAAGCGTAGATCTTCAGTTAACCGGCTCCGGACTGGGTGCATGGTCACGTACACAGGTTGCGCAGCTTTTCAGCGAAATACTGCCTGAAATGTTCCAGCTGGCAGCCATAGGAAAGCTAAATATATCCAGCACAACTGTTCCCCTGAAAGATGTTGCCTCACTTTGGGATATGGAGTTGACCAACGGTAAACGCATTGTCGTAACCATCTGA
- a CDS encoding pyridoxamine 5'-phosphate oxidase family protein, with translation MDSINRQQPEQNHLDLQDTAAAKKLKELIDKSSTCFFCTEIRTGKAFDTRPMAVQQVDDDGVCWFLSATDSHKNAHISADPAVQLLFKGSEHSDFMTIYGQATISQDKAKIAELWEPLFKTWFTEGEDDPRISVIKVTPVEGYYWDTKHGQIVAFAKQLMGAVTGQTLDDSIEGKLEL, from the coding sequence ATGGATAGTATTAACCGCCAGCAGCCTGAACAAAATCATCTTGATCTCCAGGATACAGCGGCTGCGAAGAAATTGAAGGAATTAATAGATAAGTCTTCCACTTGTTTTTTCTGTACTGAAATCCGTACGGGAAAGGCATTTGATACGCGGCCTATGGCTGTACAGCAGGTGGATGACGACGGCGTTTGCTGGTTTCTGAGCGCTACAGATAGCCATAAAAATGCGCATATTTCAGCAGACCCTGCTGTGCAATTGTTATTCAAGGGAAGTGAGCATTCTGACTTTATGACGATCTATGGTCAGGCTACGATCAGCCAGGACAAGGCAAAAATTGCGGAATTATGGGAACCTTTATTCAAAACATGGTTTACCGAAGGAGAGGATGATCCGCGGATCTCCGTTATTAAAGTAACGCCTGTAGAGGGGTATTACTGGGATACCAAACATGGACAGATAGTGGCGTTTGCGAAACAGTTGATGGGCGCTGTCACCGGACAGACCCTGGATGACTCAATAGAAGGCAAGCTTGAACTTTAA
- a CDS encoding SDR family oxidoreductase: MQTAGKVVLITGGGSGIGMETARLFIQKGNQVIITGRSKEKLEKAAAQIGAAGYFSCDVTSEQEVQALVQYITEQYGKLDFLMNNAGLSYLHQLHDDTETFLNASREMTTNYLAAVNITAKFLPLLKEQPEAAIINMSSITGFVPAFTLPTYSASKAALHSYSQSLRHSLSQATNIKVFEVMPSLVDTEFTRDIPTKEKITPEEVATATLDGIEKDLYEIHVGTTGALHQHFFSQAEQAFKTLNRIS; this comes from the coding sequence ATGCAAACAGCAGGAAAAGTGGTACTGATCACCGGTGGTGGTTCCGGTATTGGTATGGAAACAGCCCGATTATTTATACAGAAAGGAAACCAGGTCATCATTACCGGCAGAAGTAAAGAAAAGCTGGAGAAAGCAGCCGCACAGATAGGAGCAGCAGGGTATTTCAGCTGTGATGTGACGAGCGAACAGGAGGTACAGGCATTGGTACAGTATATCACGGAGCAATATGGCAAACTGGACTTTCTGATGAACAATGCAGGTTTGTCGTATCTGCATCAGTTACATGATGACACAGAAACGTTTCTGAACGCTTCCCGCGAAATGACTACCAACTACCTGGCGGCTGTCAATATCACTGCTAAATTCCTTCCCTTGCTGAAAGAACAGCCGGAAGCAGCCATTATCAACATGTCTTCCATTACCGGTTTTGTACCCGCCTTTACCCTACCCACCTACTCTGCCAGTAAAGCGGCTTTACATTCTTATTCACAATCATTACGTCATAGTCTGTCCCAGGCAACAAATATCAAAGTATTTGAAGTGATGCCTTCACTGGTGGATACCGAATTTACCAGGGATATTCCCACCAAAGAAAAGATCACACCGGAAGAAGTAGCCACAGCTACACTCGACGGCATTGAAAAAGACCTGTATGAAATTCATGTAGGCACTACCGGTGCACTGCATCAGCATTTTTTCAGTCAGGCAGAACAGGCATTTAAAACGTTGAACAGGATAAGCTGA
- a CDS encoding TonB-dependent siderophore receptor produces MPAFSIDEPLSAIKGKVVTGDGVAVPYVAVQIKERNKGTVTNEKGEFIFKRMQPGHYTIQVMLMGYKSITKEVDVLQDQIVHVDIQLEATNQQLQEVIINSNRNKYKTEDVSGSLRLKTPIMEIPQNIQVISSSLIADQQAFDIVDGVTRNVSGATRVGHWDNQYAQIRMRGSKIPAFRNGMNIEASWGPTAEDAGMIDRIEFVKGPAGFMLAAGEPGGFYNVVTKKPTGVTQGSVNLSMGSFSTYRAALDFDGKLSKDGKLLYRLNTSAQQKDFYTKYNYSNRYMIAPVLKYLVDDRTSITLEYTFQGSKYLGNGNYQFSARKLLDEGINNDFFYGDPSLEPGRLRDHSAYVYLDHKLNDKWQAHAQVAYFNFSMVANSVWANSVTQSGDMDRYFSIGDEAGENRFAQLSLSDEEYTGKIRHRILAGIDMGNKKFWGDFRTLDQSLGLKGGQKFNVYNPVYGVPFDSIPTIDRSKSVRTRAGASAYLSSVNYTSIYAQDELAFFNNNLRLSLGIRFTRAETVGQTKTASLLNNVVSPRVGLSYSVNKSTTVYALYDQSFVPQTGLDSNLKAFEPVKGNDMEAGIKKEWFQGRWMTSVTAYRIARQNAKVALGIKDSRGADVSETLGETVTKGIEADINGEIVPGLNVNVNYAYTKSKVTKDAPNKTEANTTVGNITPNTAAHVTNAWLTYRLRSGVLEGFGVMGGIQWLADRAYGTTKVYNMPNYFRGDAGLSYLKGKYSISALVNNVADNRKLLTAASFSAGYYSYIVEARRNFRLTVGYRF; encoded by the coding sequence ATGCCAGCCTTTTCAATCGATGAACCCCTTTCCGCTATCAAGGGTAAAGTAGTTACAGGTGATGGTGTTGCTGTTCCTTATGTGGCAGTACAGATCAAAGAAAGAAATAAGGGAACAGTGACTAATGAAAAAGGCGAATTCATTTTCAAAAGAATGCAACCAGGTCACTATACCATCCAGGTGATGTTAATGGGTTACAAGAGCATCACCAAAGAAGTTGATGTTCTCCAGGACCAGATTGTACACGTAGACATCCAGCTGGAAGCTACTAACCAGCAGCTGCAGGAAGTAATCATCAACAGTAACAGAAACAAATACAAAACAGAAGATGTTTCCGGTTCACTGCGTCTGAAAACGCCTATCATGGAAATTCCTCAGAATATTCAGGTAATCTCTTCTTCCCTGATCGCTGATCAGCAGGCATTCGATATCGTAGACGGTGTTACCCGTAACGTGAGTGGCGCTACCCGTGTTGGTCACTGGGATAACCAGTATGCGCAGATCCGTATGAGAGGTTCTAAAATTCCTGCTTTCCGTAACGGTATGAACATCGAAGCGAGCTGGGGTCCTACCGCTGAAGATGCGGGTATGATCGATCGTATTGAATTCGTTAAAGGCCCTGCCGGCTTTATGCTCGCAGCTGGTGAACCAGGTGGTTTCTACAATGTAGTCACTAAAAAACCTACCGGTGTTACACAAGGTTCTGTTAACCTGAGCATGGGTAGCTTCAGTACTTACCGTGCAGCACTGGACTTTGACGGTAAACTGAGCAAAGATGGTAAACTGCTGTACAGACTGAACACCTCCGCTCAGCAGAAAGACTTCTATACCAAATACAACTATAGCAACCGTTATATGATCGCTCCGGTACTGAAATACCTGGTAGACGACAGAACATCCATTACATTGGAATATACTTTCCAGGGTTCCAAATACCTCGGTAATGGCAACTACCAGTTCTCTGCAAGAAAACTGCTGGATGAAGGTATCAACAACGACTTCTTCTATGGCGATCCCTCCCTGGAACCAGGCCGTCTGAGAGACCACAGTGCTTACGTATACCTGGATCACAAACTGAACGACAAATGGCAGGCACACGCGCAGGTAGCTTATTTCAACTTCAGCATGGTGGCTAACAGCGTATGGGCTAACAGCGTAACACAAAGCGGCGATATGGACCGTTATTTCAGCATCGGCGATGAAGCAGGTGAAAACAGATTCGCACAGTTATCACTGTCTGATGAAGAGTATACCGGTAAAATCCGCCACAGAATTCTGGCTGGTATCGATATGGGTAACAAGAAATTCTGGGGTGACTTCCGTACACTGGATCAGAGCCTGGGCCTGAAAGGTGGTCAGAAGTTCAATGTATACAACCCTGTTTATGGTGTTCCATTTGACTCAATTCCTACTATCGACCGTTCTAAAAGTGTAAGAACAAGAGCCGGCGCAAGCGCTTATCTCTCTTCTGTAAACTATACTTCTATATATGCACAGGATGAGCTGGCGTTCTTCAACAACAACCTGCGTCTGTCCCTGGGTATTCGTTTCACCCGTGCAGAAACAGTAGGTCAGACCAAAACTGCAAGCCTTCTGAACAATGTCGTATCTCCAAGAGTCGGTCTTAGCTACTCTGTGAATAAATCTACAACTGTATACGCTTTATATGATCAGTCTTTCGTTCCTCAGACAGGACTTGATTCCAACCTGAAAGCATTCGAACCGGTTAAAGGTAATGACATGGAAGCGGGTATCAAGAAAGAATGGTTCCAGGGTCGTTGGATGACTTCTGTAACAGCTTACCGTATTGCCCGTCAGAACGCAAAAGTAGCCCTGGGTATCAAAGACAGCCGTGGTGCAGATGTATCTGAAACACTGGGTGAAACAGTTACCAAGGGTATTGAAGCTGATATCAACGGTGAGATCGTACCAGGTCTGAACGTTAATGTCAACTACGCATATACTAAATCTAAAGTGACTAAAGATGCACCTAACAAAACTGAAGCGAATACAACAGTAGGTAACATCACTCCTAATACTGCGGCACACGTTACTAACGCGTGGTTAACTTACCGCTTACGTTCAGGTGTACTGGAAGGCTTTGGTGTAATGGGTGGTATACAATGGCTGGCAGATCGCGCTTATGGTACTACCAAAGTATACAATATGCCTAACTACTTCCGTGGTGATGCTGGTCTGAGCTATTTAAAAGGTAAATACTCTATCTCCGCCCTGGTAAACAACGTGGCAGATAACCGTAAATTGCTGACCGCAGCCTCGTTCTCTGCAGGCTACTACAGCTACATTGTAGAAGCACGTCGTAACTTCCGTCTGACAGTTGGCTACCGCTTCTGA